One window of the Rhipicephalus sanguineus isolate Rsan-2018 chromosome 2, BIME_Rsan_1.4, whole genome shotgun sequence genome contains the following:
- the LOC125757063 gene encoding uncharacterized protein LOC125757063, protein MTTPLNEEEAASPSTEQSPSKEEPHWAFSRLTVERALKRVRARTATGPDDIPARILKCLGEDSREQLAEILTAIIEGEPIPKEWHEGKVIVIPKRGGDARNIADYRPITVTSVMYRLFAGVIKA, encoded by the coding sequence ATGACTACTCCCCTCAATGAAGAGGAGGCCGCCAGTCCCAGTACTGAACAGTCTCCAAGCAAAGAAGAACCACACTGGGCCTTCTCGAGGCTCACAGTGGAACGGGCTTTGAAGCGGGTTAGGGCTCGAACGGCCACTGGTCCTGATGACATACCAGCGCGCATACTGAAGTGCTTGGGAGAGGACTCAAGGGAACAGCTCGCAGAGATCCTCACGGCCATCATTGAAGGCGAGCCCATCCCTAAAGAATGGCATGAAGGCAAGGTGATTGTTATCCCCAAAAGGGGTGGGGATGCGAGAAACATCGCAGACTACAGGCCAATAACGGTCACCAGTGTTATGTATCGCTTGTTCGCGGGGGTGATCAAAGCATGA